A stretch of the Erpetoichthys calabaricus chromosome 3, fErpCal1.3, whole genome shotgun sequence genome encodes the following:
- the LOC114647876 gene encoding proline/serine-rich coiled-coil protein 1-like, with amino-acid sequence MEPFDEGFSLITEETLDFVDNSPSNSRVVADDDDEDDEEVIYIAPERGVAKNIDLNVQRHSKEPLLRWSPLSAEKLEEISREANLLARQLEKVVLQDSPKVKRVAFKENQENKPSPRRKTFLVTDSPVKSLLPTIDKESDCSTCITDSISVHNSENVRIKEETCKMSALCTPEVSSSDSKTLLRKTELTPACLPPATCLNMSPQTLEKSSAPQVEPVQDYRPVQMVRDQVGLGQVSGSRDMSTNTLILNQLPSNDISKQQEKKAAQSAKPSQHQAAREITKTLKSHPIQPRNTTAGAVHPPSLQARRTGIPVLTSMSRLPPRTTAPKPPMESQPVTTARGNQVQLPGKGRGRGVSRENRAGKPKDVLQGPSSRSRTVAPKKVTQIAQR; translated from the exons ATGGAGCCATTTGATGAAG GTTTTTCATTAATAACAGAAGAAACATTGGATTTTGTAGACAATTCTCCCTCAAACAG TCGGGTAGTAGCAGATGATGACGACGAGGATGACGAGGAGGTGATCTATATTGCCCCTGAGAGAGGTGTTGCCAAGAACATTGACCTGAATGTGCAGAGACACTCCAAAGAGCCCCTCCTGAGGTGGAGCCCTCTTAGTGCTGAGAAGCTAGAGGAGATTTCTAGGGAAGCTAACCTCTTGGCTCGGCAGTTAGAGAAAGTAGTGCTACAGGACAGCCCTAAAGTAAAACGAGTTGCTTTCAAGGAAAACCAGGAGAATAAGCCAAGTCCTCGCCGAAAGACATTTCTAGTAACAGACAGCCCAGTCAAGTCTTTGCTTCCAACAATTGACAAGGAAAGTGACTGCTCTACTTGTATTACAGACAGTATTTCTGTGCACAACAGCGAAAATGTCAGAATTAAAGAAGAAACTTGTAAGATGTCTGCCTTGTGCACTCCTGAAGTGTCTTCTTCTGATAGCAAAACCCTGTTAAGAAAAACTGAATTAACTCCAGCTTGCTTACCACCAGCCACATGTTTGAACATGTCCCCACAAACCCTCGAGAAGTCATCTGCTCCACAAGTTGAACCAGTGCAAGACTACAGACCAGTTCAAATGGTTAGAGATCAGGTTGGGTTAGGCCAGGTGTCAGGAAGCAGAGACATGTCCACCAACACGTTAATACTTAATCAGCTGCCATCAAATGATATTTCAAAACAGCAGGAGAAAAAAGCAGCTCAATCTGCAAAACCAAGCCAGCATCAAGCTGCTAGGGAG ATCACAAAGACACTAAAATCACATCCAATACAGCCCAGGAACACCACTGCGGGGGCGGTTCATCCACCTAGTCTACAAGCCAGGAGGACCGGCATCCCTGTTCTCACCTCTATGAGCAGACTGCCACCCCGGACTACAGCACCCAAGCCGCCTATGGAGAGCCAACCAGTAACCACAGCCAGAGGGAATCAAGTGCAGCTCCCAGGAAAGGGACGTGGTAGGGGAGTGTCAAGGGAGAACAGAGCTGGCAAGCCCAAGGATGTGCTGCAAG GGCCCTCAAGCAGAAGTCGTACCGTTGCACCCAAGAAAGTAACACAGATTGCACAAAG gtgA